One segment of Enterobacter ludwigii DNA contains the following:
- a CDS encoding HlyD family secretion protein has product MPLKTLKYFSTLIVLALALVAGWWLWNFYMQSPWTRDGKVRAEQVSITPQVSGSITTLVVKDNQYVKKGDVLFRIDDTPYHIAILNAQAQLAKAQSDLAKANNEANRRRHLSRNYISAEDLDTANINVKAMQASVNVAEATLKQAQWELTQTVITAPVDGWITNLSARVGNYATAGQPVFALVDSHSFYVVGYFEETKLRHIREGSPATITLYSGSQRLQGHVSSIGRAIYDQSVEMDSGLVPDIKPNVPWVRLAQRVPVRVEFDHLPQGITLVSGTTCTVAIGTR; this is encoded by the coding sequence ATGCCCCTGAAAACGCTGAAGTACTTTTCCACGCTGATTGTTCTTGCTCTGGCCCTGGTTGCCGGGTGGTGGCTCTGGAATTTTTATATGCAGTCACCCTGGACACGTGACGGCAAAGTGCGGGCTGAGCAGGTCAGCATTACCCCACAGGTTTCGGGCAGCATTACGACGCTTGTCGTGAAAGATAACCAGTACGTTAAAAAGGGTGACGTGTTATTCCGTATCGACGACACCCCCTATCATATTGCGATCCTTAACGCCCAGGCACAGCTGGCGAAGGCCCAGTCTGATTTAGCAAAAGCCAATAACGAAGCCAATCGCCGCCGGCATTTGTCGCGCAACTATATTTCCGCAGAAGATTTAGATACTGCCAATATCAACGTTAAGGCCATGCAGGCGAGCGTGAACGTCGCGGAGGCTACGCTCAAACAGGCGCAGTGGGAGCTGACACAAACCGTTATTACCGCGCCAGTCGATGGATGGATCACCAACCTGTCAGCCCGCGTGGGGAATTATGCCACCGCCGGGCAACCCGTTTTCGCCCTTGTCGACAGCCACTCGTTCTATGTGGTGGGTTATTTTGAAGAGACCAAGCTTCGCCATATTCGCGAAGGGTCTCCCGCTACCATTACGCTTTACAGCGGTTCGCAGAGGTTACAGGGTCACGTCTCCAGCATTGGCCGCGCCATTTACGATCAGAGTGTTGAAATGGATTCAGGCCTGGTACCGGACATCAAACCGAACGTGCCGTGGGTACGTCTGGCCCAGCGCGTACCGGTTCGTGTGGAGTTTGACCATTTACCGCAGGGCATAACGCTGGTCTCCGGCACAACCTGCACCGTCGCCATCGGGACCCGTTGA
- a CDS encoding DUF1656 domain-containing protein, with protein MTFFQSSVGLPLQDLIFGASVYFPPLFKAVLVGFMIWLIAHRLLRDWMYSGEIWHPMLMDLSLFALSVCLGLAVLIVW; from the coding sequence GTGACGTTTTTTCAAAGCTCCGTGGGACTCCCCCTTCAGGACCTGATTTTCGGTGCGTCAGTCTACTTTCCGCCCTTGTTTAAGGCCGTCCTGGTCGGCTTTATGATTTGGCTCATAGCCCATCGCCTGCTTCGCGACTGGATGTACTCCGGCGAGATTTGGCACCCCATGTTAATGGATCTCTCCCTGTTTGCCCTTTCCGTATGCCTGGGCCTAGCTGTCTTGATTGTGTGGTGA
- the slyA gene encoding transcriptional regulator SlyA, giving the protein MKLESPLGSDLARLVRVWRALIDHRLKPLELTQTHWVTLHNIHQLPPDQSQIQLAKAIGIEQPSLVRTLDQLEEKGLISRQTCASDRRAKRIKLTEKAAPIITEMEAVITKTRGEILSGVSPAELELLISLIGRLEQNIHELQSRD; this is encoded by the coding sequence ATGAAATTGGAATCGCCATTAGGTTCTGATCTGGCAAGGTTGGTACGCGTCTGGCGTGCTCTGATTGACCATCGCCTGAAACCTCTGGAATTGACACAGACGCACTGGGTCACGCTGCATAACATTCATCAGCTGCCACCCGACCAGTCACAAATTCAACTGGCAAAAGCGATCGGCATTGAGCAACCGTCACTGGTACGTACGCTTGACCAACTGGAAGAGAAAGGACTCATCTCCCGGCAAACCTGCGCCAGCGATCGTCGCGCTAAGCGGATTAAGCTCACTGAGAAAGCGGCCCCTATCATTACTGAAATGGAAGCCGTTATCACCAAAACGCGCGGCGAAATCCTTTCCGGGGTTTCACCCGCAGAGCTTGAACTGCTCATCAGCCTCATTGGGCGCCTTGAGCAGAACATCCATGAGCTGCAGTCACGCGACTGA
- a CDS encoding GGDEF domain-containing protein — translation MLALQRYFKNPYITFCFGCIVVVGILQGLFVKLVELVPSFSPLLFPTLTIFLLVFHLFIACFMVMKYWCDRRRLYLIALASAFAGSTMLMAGTLSSFPSWLDLYQFNVVDYNDAMIFFMFRHILMAVLIIVSALLYSIRDYPLSRPAHIAVVIGTMLFTVSMVALAWFCSSHSALITLDLVDNETRQFMVLWSQVINIFLILLWVVALATLMTITRVRNLFWVGGNFLCVCYVLTLALLLAGGHAEDTSWYHARLFETVATLMIIFVLLYDVFNLYRDSHIKYQQSYQNSIRDPLTRLYNRSYFYDALNQALSISKANHPVSVIVSDLDRFKRINDCYGHLQGDKVLQFVANLLMDSVRPQDIAARIGGEEFVLMLTNTSSEAAYQVAERIRLKLSSFDKVSSGGQLPESITISMGVFTATSPTTTAEACVENADKAMYEAKETGRNRVVVSR, via the coding sequence ATGCTTGCACTACAACGATATTTTAAGAACCCTTATATTACATTCTGTTTTGGATGCATCGTCGTCGTTGGAATATTACAAGGTCTCTTTGTAAAACTGGTAGAATTAGTTCCTTCATTCTCACCGCTGCTATTCCCGACACTTACCATATTTTTGCTGGTATTCCACCTGTTTATTGCCTGCTTCATGGTCATGAAATACTGGTGCGACAGACGGCGGTTGTACCTTATCGCCCTCGCCTCGGCCTTCGCCGGGTCGACGATGCTGATGGCCGGTACCCTGTCCAGCTTCCCGTCATGGCTGGATCTCTATCAGTTCAATGTTGTCGACTATAACGACGCCATGATCTTCTTTATGTTCCGTCATATTCTTATGGCGGTGCTGATAATAGTCTCAGCGTTACTCTATTCCATTCGGGATTATCCCCTTTCACGCCCCGCGCATATTGCCGTGGTTATCGGTACAATGCTGTTTACGGTTTCTATGGTCGCCCTGGCCTGGTTCTGCTCCAGCCACTCGGCACTGATAACGCTGGATCTGGTGGATAATGAAACCCGGCAATTTATGGTTCTCTGGAGCCAGGTCATAAATATCTTTTTGATTCTTCTCTGGGTTGTGGCGTTAGCAACGTTAATGACGATTACCCGGGTGCGGAATCTTTTTTGGGTTGGCGGTAATTTCTTATGTGTCTGTTATGTCCTGACGCTCGCATTACTGTTAGCCGGCGGGCATGCTGAGGACACGTCCTGGTATCACGCTCGCTTATTCGAAACCGTGGCGACGCTGATGATTATTTTTGTCCTGCTGTACGACGTCTTTAACCTGTATCGCGACTCGCACATAAAGTATCAGCAGTCTTATCAGAACTCGATCCGCGACCCGCTGACGCGCCTCTACAACCGCAGTTATTTTTACGACGCCTTAAATCAGGCACTCAGCATCAGCAAAGCCAACCACCCTGTGTCGGTTATCGTCAGCGATCTCGACCGTTTTAAGCGCATCAACGACTGCTACGGCCATCTGCAGGGAGACAAAGTATTGCAGTTTGTCGCCAACCTGCTGATGGATTCCGTCCGCCCACAGGACATCGCGGCACGTATTGGTGGGGAAGAATTTGTCCTGATGCTGACCAATACTTCGTCGGAAGCAGCGTACCAGGTGGCTGAACGCATACGGCTAAAGCTGAGCAGTTTTGATAAGGTCAGCAGCGGCGGTCAGTTACCTGAATCCATCACGATTAGCATGGGGGTATTTACCGCCACCTCTCCGACGACGACCGCTGAAGCGTGCGTGGAGAATGCTGACAAGGCGATGTATGAAGCGAAAGAGACCGGGCGTAACCGTGTCGTTGTGTCGAGGTAA
- the slyB gene encoding outer membrane lipoprotein SlyB produces MILRVLGVSLIGLTLAGCVNDSSLSGDVYSASEAKQVQSVTYGTVVNARPVQIQGGDDSNVMGAIGGAVLGGFLGNTVGGGTGRSLATAAGAVAGGVAGQGVQGAMNKSQGVELEIRKDDGSTIMVVQKQGNTRFSAGQRVVLASNGSQVTVSPR; encoded by the coding sequence ATGATTTTACGTGTACTGGGCGTTTCGCTGATCGGTTTAACCCTTGCAGGCTGTGTGAATGACAGTTCACTTTCTGGCGACGTGTACAGCGCTTCTGAAGCCAAACAGGTTCAGAGCGTCACTTACGGTACCGTTGTTAACGCACGTCCTGTACAAATTCAGGGTGGCGATGACAGCAACGTGATGGGCGCCATCGGCGGTGCTGTGCTGGGTGGCTTCCTCGGTAATACCGTAGGCGGTGGCACAGGTCGTTCGCTGGCCACAGCAGCAGGTGCCGTTGCGGGTGGCGTTGCAGGCCAGGGCGTTCAGGGTGCAATGAACAAAAGCCAGGGCGTAGAACTGGAAATCCGTAAAGATGACGGCAGCACCATCATGGTAGTACAGAAACAAGGTAATACCCGTTTCTCTGCCGGCCAGCGCGTTGTTCTGGCGAGCAACGGAAGCCAGGTCACCGTTTCTCCACGCTAA
- the anmK gene encoding anhydro-N-acetylmuramic acid kinase has translation MKSGRYIGVMSGTSLDGVDVVLAAIDENMVAQQASLTWPIPLALKEDILSVCQGQQLTLSQLGQLDVRLGALFADAVLALMHKEKLRPQDVVAIGCHGQTVWHEPVGDAPHTLQIGDNNQIVAKTGVTVVGDFRRRDIALGGQGAPLVPAFHQALLTHPTERRMVLNIGGIANLSLLIPDQPVRGYDTGPGNMLMDAWIWRQRGQAYDKDAQWASEGKVIIPLLQSMLSDPYFALPAPKSTGREYFNYGWLERQLAQFPALAPQDVQATLAELTAVSISEQVLLSGGCERLLVCGGGSRNPLVMARLAGLLPGTEVTTTDEAGISGDDMEALAFAWLAWRTIAGLPGNLPSVTGAREASVLGAIFPANPRHNQS, from the coding sequence ATGAAATCGGGTCGCTACATTGGTGTGATGTCGGGTACCAGTCTGGATGGCGTAGACGTCGTTCTGGCCGCTATTGATGAAAACATGGTGGCACAGCAGGCGAGCCTGACCTGGCCTATCCCCCTGGCGCTGAAAGAGGACATTCTCAGTGTCTGTCAGGGGCAGCAACTGACGCTTTCTCAGCTTGGTCAGCTTGATGTGCGGCTGGGGGCGCTGTTTGCCGATGCGGTACTGGCCCTGATGCATAAAGAAAAGCTTCGCCCGCAGGATGTCGTCGCCATCGGCTGTCACGGACAAACGGTCTGGCATGAGCCGGTCGGCGATGCACCGCATACCCTGCAAATCGGCGACAACAACCAGATTGTGGCGAAGACGGGCGTGACCGTAGTCGGTGATTTTCGGCGTCGCGATATTGCGCTTGGCGGGCAGGGCGCGCCGCTGGTGCCCGCTTTTCATCAGGCATTGTTGACCCATCCGACAGAGCGCCGAATGGTGCTGAACATTGGCGGTATCGCCAACCTGTCTCTGCTTATCCCGGATCAACCCGTACGCGGCTATGACACCGGCCCGGGTAACATGCTGATGGATGCCTGGATCTGGCGTCAGCGTGGTCAGGCGTATGATAAAGACGCGCAGTGGGCCAGCGAAGGCAAAGTGATCATCCCGCTGTTGCAGTCCATGCTAAGCGATCCGTACTTCGCCCTACCGGCGCCCAAAAGCACGGGGCGCGAATATTTCAACTATGGCTGGCTCGAACGTCAGCTGGCGCAGTTCCCGGCACTTGCACCGCAGGATGTCCAGGCGACGCTCGCCGAGTTAACGGCGGTTTCGATATCGGAACAGGTTCTTCTCAGCGGTGGATGCGAACGCCTGCTGGTGTGCGGCGGTGGCAGCCGTAACCCGTTGGTGATGGCACGTCTTGCCGGGTTATTGCCGGGTACCGAGGTGACGACCACCGATGAAGCCGGCATCAGCGGCGATGATATGGAAGCGCTGGCCTTTGCCTGGCTTGCCTGGCGCACCATTGCCGGGCTTCCGGGCAATTTACCGTCGGTGACTGGCGCACGTGAGGCCAGCGTCCTCGGGGCCATTTTCCCGGCGAATCCACGTCATAATCAGAGTTAA
- the mliC gene encoding C-type lysozyme inhibitor translates to MKKLLLIAAPLLLSGCSVYNQFLDRMQTDTLEYRCDEKPLTVKLNNPRQEASFVYDNKLLTLKQGISASGARYTDGIYVFWSKGDSATVYKRDRIVLNNCQLENPKR, encoded by the coding sequence ATGAAAAAACTTCTTCTTATTGCCGCGCCTTTATTGCTGTCAGGATGCAGCGTCTACAACCAGTTCCTTGATCGCATGCAGACCGATACCCTGGAGTATCGCTGTGATGAAAAACCGCTGACCGTTAAGCTGAACAATCCGCGTCAGGAAGCCAGTTTTGTCTACGACAACAAATTGCTCACCCTCAAGCAGGGCATTTCTGCCTCCGGCGCACGCTACACGGACGGAATTTATGTCTTCTGGTCGAAAGGCGACAGTGCCACCGTCTACAAACGCGACCGTATTGTGCTGAACAATTGCCAGCTCGAAAATCCGAAGCGTTGA
- the tyrS gene encoding tyrosine--tRNA ligase, translated as MASSNLIKQLQERGLVAQVTDEEALAERLAQGPIALYCGFDPTADSLHLGHLVPLLCLKRFQMAGHKPVALVGGATGLIGDPSFKAAERKLNTEDTVQEWVDKIRKQVAPFLDFNCGDNSAIAANNYDWFGGMNVLTFLRDIGKHFSVNQMINKEAVKQRLNRDDQGISFTEFSYNLLQGYDFACLNKLHGVCLQIGGSDQWGNITSGIDLTRRLHQNQVFGLTVPLITKADGTKFGKTEGGAVWLDPKKTSPYKFYQFWINTADADVYRFLKFFTFMDIETINALEEEDKNSGKAPRAQYVLADEVTKLVHGEEGLAAAKRITASLFNGTLSDLSEADFEQLAQDGVPMVEMEKGADLMQALVDSELQPSRGQARKTIASNAITINGEKQADPEYTFADSDRLYGRYTLLRRGKKNYCLVCWK; from the coding sequence ATGGCAAGCAGTAACTTGATTAAACAATTGCAAGAGCGGGGCCTTGTGGCTCAGGTGACGGACGAGGAAGCGTTAGCAGAGCGACTGGCGCAAGGCCCGATCGCGCTCTATTGCGGCTTCGATCCTACCGCTGACAGCTTGCATTTGGGGCATCTTGTTCCATTGTTATGCCTGAAACGCTTCCAGATGGCGGGCCACAAGCCTGTCGCACTGGTTGGCGGCGCGACCGGTCTGATTGGCGACCCAAGCTTTAAAGCTGCCGAGCGTAAACTGAACACCGAAGACACCGTGCAGGAGTGGGTGGATAAGATCCGCAAACAGGTTGCGCCTTTCCTCGACTTTAACTGCGGTGACAACTCTGCGATTGCGGCCAACAACTATGACTGGTTTGGCGGCATGAACGTGCTGACCTTCCTGCGCGACATTGGCAAACACTTCTCTGTTAACCAGATGATTAACAAAGAAGCGGTGAAGCAGCGTCTGAACCGTGACGACCAGGGCATCTCCTTTACCGAGTTCTCCTACAACCTGCTGCAGGGTTATGACTTTGCCTGCCTGAATAAACTGCACGGCGTCTGCCTGCAGATTGGCGGCTCTGACCAGTGGGGCAACATCACGTCGGGTATCGATCTGACGCGTCGTCTGCACCAGAACCAGGTCTTCGGTCTGACCGTTCCACTGATCACCAAAGCCGACGGCACCAAATTTGGTAAAACCGAAGGCGGCGCGGTATGGCTTGATCCGAAGAAAACCAGCCCGTACAAATTCTACCAGTTCTGGATTAACACGGCAGATGCCGATGTTTATCGCTTCCTGAAGTTCTTCACCTTTATGGACATTGAGACGATCAATGCTCTGGAAGAAGAAGACAAAAACAGCGGTAAAGCGCCACGTGCTCAGTACGTACTGGCTGATGAAGTGACCAAACTGGTTCACGGTGAAGAAGGTCTGGCCGCGGCAAAACGCATTACTGCAAGCCTGTTCAATGGGACGCTGAGCGATCTGAGCGAAGCGGACTTCGAACAGCTGGCGCAGGATGGCGTGCCGATGGTTGAGATGGAAAAAGGTGCCGACCTGATGCAGGCGCTGGTGGACTCCGAGCTGCAGCCATCCCGCGGTCAGGCGCGTAAAACCATCGCCTCGAACGCTATCACCATTAACGGTGAAAAACAGGCCGACCCGGAATACACCTTCGCTGACAGCGATCGTTTGTATGGCCGCTACACGCTTCTGCGTCGCGGTAAGAAAAACTACTGTCTGGTCTGCTGGAAATAA
- the pdxY gene encoding pyridoxal kinase PdxY, with amino-acid sequence MKNILAIQSHVVFGHAGNSAAEFPMRRLGANVWPLNTVQFSNHTQYGQWTGCVMPPSHLTDIVQGIANIDQLKRCDAILSGYLGSAEQGEHILGIVRQVKAANPAAKYFCDPVMGHPEKGCIVAPGVAEFHVRHALPASDIIAPNLIELEILCEHPVNSVEEAVSASRELIAQGPEIVLVKHLARAGLSRDRFEMLLVTKDEAWHISRPLVDFGMRQPVGVGDVTSGLLLVKLLQGATLRDALEHMTAAVYEIMKATKEMQEYELQVVAAQDRIAKPEHYFSATRL; translated from the coding sequence ATGAAGAACATCCTCGCCATTCAGTCCCACGTGGTCTTTGGGCATGCTGGCAACAGCGCCGCGGAATTTCCGATGCGCCGCCTCGGTGCCAACGTCTGGCCCCTCAATACCGTGCAGTTCTCAAACCATACACAATACGGTCAATGGACCGGCTGCGTGATGCCGCCTTCGCACCTCACCGACATTGTGCAGGGCATTGCCAATATCGATCAGCTAAAACGCTGTGATGCGATACTGAGCGGATATCTCGGTTCGGCAGAGCAGGGAGAGCATATCCTGGGCATTGTCCGCCAGGTGAAAGCGGCAAACCCGGCGGCGAAATACTTTTGTGATCCTGTTATGGGGCATCCGGAGAAAGGCTGTATCGTGGCCCCCGGCGTGGCTGAATTCCATGTGCGTCACGCGCTGCCGGCTAGCGATATTATTGCGCCGAACCTGATTGAGCTGGAAATTCTCTGCGAGCATCCGGTGAATAGCGTAGAAGAGGCGGTAAGCGCTTCTCGTGAGCTAATAGCCCAGGGGCCGGAGATTGTCCTGGTGAAACATCTCGCGCGCGCAGGGCTGAGCAGGGACCGTTTTGAGATGCTGCTGGTGACGAAAGACGAAGCCTGGCATATCAGCCGTCCGCTGGTGGACTTCGGCATGCGTCAGCCGGTGGGTGTCGGTGATGTGACAAGCGGTTTGCTGCTGGTGAAATTACTTCAGGGAGCCACGCTGCGGGATGCGCTTGAGCATATGACTGCTGCGGTGTACGAAATCATGAAGGCGACAAAAGAGATGCAGGAGTATGAACTGCAGGTGGTCGCGGCACAGGATCGTATCGCGAAACCGGAGCATTACTTCAGCGCGACCCGGTTATAA
- the gstA gene encoding glutathione transferase GstA, with product MKLFYKPGACSLASHITLRESGKDFTLDGVDLMKKRLENGDDFFAINPKGQVPALLLDDGTLLTEGVAIMQFLADSVPDRQLLAPVSTVSRYKTLEWMNYIATELHKGFTPLFRPETPEEYKPTVRAQLEKKLQYVNASLKDDQWIGGARFTIADAYLFTVLRWARAIKLNMDGLDHIASYMDRVAARPAVAAALKAEGLN from the coding sequence ATGAAACTGTTCTACAAACCGGGCGCGTGCTCTCTTGCTTCCCACATTACCCTGCGCGAGAGCGGCAAAGATTTCACGCTGGATGGCGTTGACCTGATGAAAAAACGCCTGGAAAACGGCGATGATTTTTTTGCTATTAACCCGAAGGGACAAGTTCCGGCTCTGCTGCTGGATGACGGTACCCTGCTGACCGAAGGCGTGGCGATTATGCAATTCCTCGCCGATAGCGTGCCCGACAGGCAATTGCTGGCACCGGTAAGTACGGTTTCTCGCTACAAAACGCTGGAGTGGATGAACTACATTGCGACCGAGCTGCACAAAGGCTTTACCCCGCTGTTCCGTCCGGAGACGCCGGAAGAGTACAAACCGACCGTACGTGCTCAACTGGAGAAAAAACTGCAGTACGTTAACGCATCGCTGAAAGACGATCAGTGGATTGGGGGCGCGCGTTTTACGATTGCCGATGCCTATCTGTTCACCGTGCTGCGCTGGGCGCGGGCCATTAAGCTCAACATGGACGGGCTGGACCACATTGCATCGTACATGGATCGCGTAGCCGCGCGTCCTGCGGTGGCTGCAGCGCTTAAAGCAGAAGGGTTGAACTGA
- the dtpA gene encoding dipeptide/tripeptide permease DtpA: protein MSTANNKPTDESVSLNAFKQPKAFYLIFSIELWERFGYYGLQGIMAVYLVKQLGMSEADSITLFSSFSALVYGLVAIGGWLGDKVLGTKRVIMLGAIVLAVGYALVAWSGHDAAVVYMGMATIAVGNGLFKANPSSLLSTCYNKDDPRLDGAFTMYYMSVNIGSFFSMLATPWLAAKFGWSVAFSLSVVGMLITVVNFAFCKRWVKDYGSKPDFEPVHIGKLLATIVGVVILAAIATWLLHNQGIARAVLGVVALGIVIIFAKEAFAMQGAARRKMIVAFILMLEAIIFFVLYSQMPTSLNFFAIRNVEHSILGIAFEPEQYQALNPFWIMIGSPILAAIYNKMGDRLPMPHKFAIGMLLCSGAFLVLPLGTKFATDAGIVSVNWLILSYALQSIGELMISGLGLAMVAQLVPQRLMGFIMGSWFLTTAGAAIIAGKIANLMAVPDNVTDPLVSLNVYGTVFMQIGIATAVIAVLMMLTAPKLNRMTQDDDKTAKATETATA, encoded by the coding sequence GTGTCGACTGCAAACAATAAACCAACAGATGAAAGCGTAAGTCTTAACGCTTTTAAACAACCTAAAGCGTTCTATCTCATCTTCTCTATCGAGTTATGGGAGCGTTTTGGTTATTACGGCCTGCAAGGGATCATGGCGGTTTACCTGGTAAAACAGCTGGGTATGTCCGAAGCAGATTCCATTACGCTGTTCTCCTCTTTCAGTGCCCTGGTGTACGGTCTGGTCGCTATCGGCGGCTGGCTCGGTGATAAAGTCCTCGGGACTAAACGTGTCATTATGCTGGGTGCGATTGTCCTGGCCGTTGGCTATGCACTGGTTGCATGGTCTGGTCACGATGCCGCTGTGGTGTATATGGGTATGGCGACTATCGCCGTCGGTAACGGTCTGTTCAAAGCGAACCCGTCTTCCCTGCTCTCTACCTGTTACAACAAAGATGACCCGCGTCTGGACGGTGCATTCACCATGTACTACATGTCCGTGAACATCGGTTCCTTCTTCTCCATGCTGGCAACCCCGTGGCTGGCCGCTAAATTCGGCTGGAGCGTTGCGTTCTCCCTGTCCGTTGTCGGTATGCTTATCACCGTGGTTAACTTTGCCTTCTGCAAACGCTGGGTGAAAGACTACGGCTCCAAACCTGACTTCGAACCGGTTCACATTGGCAAACTGCTGGCGACCATTGTCGGCGTGGTGATCCTCGCGGCAATCGCAACCTGGCTGCTGCATAACCAGGGCATCGCGCGTGCGGTTCTGGGTGTGGTTGCGCTGGGTATCGTGATCATCTTCGCGAAAGAAGCCTTCGCCATGCAGGGTGCCGCTCGTCGTAAGATGATTGTGGCCTTCATCCTGATGCTGGAAGCGATTATCTTCTTCGTTCTGTACAGCCAGATGCCAACGTCTCTGAACTTCTTCGCTATCCGTAACGTTGAACACTCAATCCTGGGTATCGCGTTCGAGCCGGAGCAGTATCAGGCCCTGAACCCGTTCTGGATCATGATTGGTAGCCCGATTCTGGCTGCTATCTATAACAAGATGGGCGACCGTCTGCCGATGCCGCACAAATTTGCTATCGGTATGCTGCTGTGTTCTGGCGCATTCCTGGTACTGCCGCTGGGTACGAAATTTGCGACTGACGCCGGTATCGTCTCCGTTAACTGGCTGATCCTGAGCTACGCGCTGCAGTCTATCGGTGAACTGATGATCTCCGGTCTGGGCCTGGCGATGGTTGCACAACTGGTTCCTCAGCGTCTGATGGGCTTCATCATGGGTAGCTGGTTCCTGACCACTGCGGGTGCCGCCATCATCGCAGGTAAAATTGCAAACCTGATGGCCGTGCCGGATAACGTGACTGACCCACTGGTCTCTCTGAACGTCTACGGTACCGTGTTCATGCAGATTGGTATTGCTACTGCGGTTATCGCGGTTCTGATGATGCTGACTGCGCCGAAGCTTAATCGCATGACTCAGGACGACGACAAGACGGCGAAAGCGACCGAAACCGCTACCGCATAA
- the nth gene encoding endonuclease III gives MNKEKRIAILTRLRDENPHPTTELNFNSPFELLIAVLLSAQATDVSVNKATALLYPVANTPRAMLELGVDGVKSYIKTIGLFNSKAENVIKTCRILLEQHGGEVPEDRAALEALPGVGRKTANVVLNTAFGWPTIAVDTHIFRVSNRTNFAPGKNVEQVEEKLLKVVPAEFKVDCHHWLILHGRYTCIARKPRCGSCIIEDLCEYKEKVYP, from the coding sequence ATGAATAAAGAAAAGCGCATTGCGATCCTGACCCGTCTGCGGGATGAGAACCCACACCCGACGACGGAGCTGAATTTTAACTCCCCGTTCGAGCTATTGATCGCCGTGCTGCTCTCTGCGCAGGCTACCGACGTGAGCGTTAATAAGGCGACCGCCCTGCTTTATCCGGTCGCCAACACGCCAAGGGCGATGCTGGAACTGGGCGTGGACGGGGTGAAGTCCTATATCAAAACCATCGGTCTGTTTAACAGCAAGGCTGAGAACGTGATCAAAACCTGCCGGATCCTGCTGGAACAGCACGGGGGGGAAGTGCCGGAAGATCGCGCCGCTCTGGAAGCATTACCCGGCGTGGGACGTAAGACTGCGAATGTGGTACTTAACACCGCGTTTGGCTGGCCGACTATCGCCGTTGATACCCATATTTTCCGCGTCTCTAACCGCACGAACTTCGCACCGGGTAAGAATGTCGAGCAGGTTGAAGAGAAACTGCTAAAAGTGGTCCCCGCCGAATTTAAGGTGGATTGCCATCACTGGCTCATTCTCCATGGCCGTTATACCTGTATTGCCCGTAAGCCTCGCTGTGGCTCCTGTATCATCGAAGATCTCTGCGAGTACAAAGAGAAAGTGTATCCCTGA
- a CDS encoding electron transport complex subunit E produces the protein MSQVKEVIVQGLWKNNSALVQLLGMCPLLAVTSTATNALGLGLATTLVLTLTNLSISALRRWTPSEIRIPIYVMIIASVVSIVQMLINAYAFGLYQSLGIFIPLIVTNCIVVGRAEAFAVKNSPAMSALDGFSIGMGATGAMFVLGSMREILGNGTLFDGADALLGGWAKALRIEVFHTDTPFLLAMLPPGAFIGLGMMLAIKYLIDEKRKRRAAERSVQEGIPEKAS, from the coding sequence ATGAGCCAGGTTAAAGAGGTTATCGTCCAGGGATTGTGGAAGAACAACTCCGCGCTGGTACAGCTGCTGGGGATGTGTCCGCTGCTGGCAGTGACATCCACCGCCACCAACGCGCTGGGTCTGGGGCTGGCAACCACGCTGGTTCTCACCCTGACCAACCTGTCCATCTCTGCCCTGCGCCGCTGGACGCCATCAGAAATCCGTATTCCGATTTACGTCATGATCATCGCGTCGGTGGTGAGTATCGTCCAGATGCTGATTAACGCTTATGCGTTCGGTCTGTATCAGTCGCTCGGGATCTTTATTCCCCTCATCGTAACCAACTGTATTGTGGTCGGGCGCGCGGAAGCTTTTGCCGTGAAAAACAGCCCGGCGATGTCGGCTCTGGATGGTTTCTCTATTGGTATGGGGGCAACCGGTGCCATGTTCGTGCTCGGCTCAATGCGTGAGATCCTGGGTAACGGAACGCTGTTTGATGGCGCAGATGCGCTGCTCGGCGGCTGGGCTAAAGCGCTGCGCATCGAAGTCTTCCACACCGATACGCCGTTCCTGCTGGCCATGCTGCCGCCAGGCGCGTTTATTGGCCTCGGCATGATGCTGGCGATAAAATACCTGATTGATGAAAAACGTAAGCGCCGCGCGGCTGAGCGCAGCGTACAGGAAGGGATACCCGAGAAGGCCTCATGA